A portion of the Coturnix japonica isolate 7356 chromosome 4, Coturnix japonica 2.1, whole genome shotgun sequence genome contains these proteins:
- the STBD1 gene encoding starch-binding domain-containing protein 1, whose amino-acid sequence MARDRGSPVLWQSPASPRLPAAALPAEARGWGWLGAGLWPALVVGLLAALVAWFWYGSSDGRGEESGEAAPTVQQARGEAEAAEDLLVSSEEVLRQAKAAALSSPQKPGEDLTATRGNELNHIVSGTVSCKSPETEQLPPKQRVTSSGTDARQCLIDARDGQGGDSRPQVGQAGEGWCVMNSAGASGEICKDRSEGQVCQPAESHDLDHEDWEVLSEHLDWGEAGQNGSMEDSDSKEWEQGDCSDGDLKAKRVAAVPPMFQNIHVTFRVHYITHSGAQLIGVTGDHECLGQWHSYVPLKYDKDGFWSQSVTLPVDTKVEWKFILVENGKVTRWEECGNRTLVTEHEDQIAHQWWGYH is encoded by the exons ATGGCCCGCGACCGCGGCTCGCCCGTGCTGTGGCAGTCCCCGGCTTCCCCCCGCTTGCCTGCAGCCGCTCTACCGGCTGAGGCCCGCGGCTGGGGATGGCTGGGAGCGGGGCTGTGGCCGGCGCTGGTGGTGGGGCTTCTTGCCGCCCTGGTCGCCTGGTTCTGGTACGGCAGCAGCGACGGACGGGGAGAGGAGAGCGGCGAGGCGGCCCCGACGGTCCAGCAGGCGAGGGGAGAGGCGGAGGCTGCAG AGGACCTTCTGGTGAGCAGTGAGGAAGTGCTGCGGCAAGCgaaggctgctgctctgtccaGCCCTCAGAAACCAGGAGAGGATTTGACGGCAACACGAGGGAATGAACTTAACCATATTGTGAGCGGTACGGTTTCCTGTAAGTCACCAGAGACGGAGCAACTGCCGCCAAAGCAGCGTGTCACCTCCTCCGGGACTGATGCTAGGCAGTGTCTGATTGATGCACGTGATGGTCAGGGAGGAGACTCGAGACCACAGGTGGGACAGGCAGGTGAGGGATGGTGTGTGATGAATTCGGCAGGAGCCTCTGGTGAGATTTGTAAGGACAGAAGCGAGGGGCAGGTCTGCCAGCCAGCTGAGAGCCATGACTTGGACCATGAAGACTGGGAAGTTCTTTCTGAGCACCTGGACTGGGGGGAGGCCGGTCAGAATGGCAGCATGGAAGACTCGGACAGCAAAGAATGGGAACAAGGAGACTGCTCTGATGGGGACTTGAAAGCAAAGAGAGTTGCAGCAGTGCCCCCAATGTTTCAGAATATCCATGTGACTTTCCGCGTGCACTACATCACACACTCTGGTGCTCAGCTGATCGGTGTTACCGGTGACCATGAGTGTCTAGGCCAGTGGCACAGTTACGTTCCTCTCAAGTATGACAAGGATGGCTTCTGGTCTCAGTCTGTTACCTTGCCGGTGGACACCAAAGTAGAGTGGAAATTTATCTTGGTGGAGAACGGGAAGGTCACACGTTGGGAAGAATGTGGTAATAGGACTCTAGTGACTGAACATGAAGATCAAATCGCTCATCAGTGGTGGGGATACCACTGA
- the LOC107313357 gene encoding protein FAM47E-like isoform X2, with protein sequence MSTVPWYMEKLSSRFLPANSNKHRFSDSLNSQRWRFLKSGLDDFRSGFPPPSDNIIIQVRKGLSPVILQSRSHLSHQKVRKTSAKPTCKLQPEVEARKEFTKDTNHHQSHCPQLMRSHLKDHIFPKKQA encoded by the exons ATGAGCACTGTTCCATG GTACATGGAAAAGCTGTCATCAAGATTCTTGCcagcaaacagcaacaaacataGGTTCTCTGATTCACTCAACAGCCAGCGCTGGAGGTTCTTAAAAAGTGGCCTGGATGATTTCAGAAGCGGCTTCCCTCCTCCATCTGATAACATCATCATCCAAGTCAGAAAGGGGCTTTCCCCCGTCATTCTACAGAGCAGATCCCACCTGTCCCACCAAAAGGTGCGGAAAACATCTGCTAAGCCCACGTGCAAGCTCCAACCAGAGGTGGAAGCCAGGAAGGAGTTCACAAAGGACACTAATCATCATCAAAGCCACTGCCCTCAGTTAATGCGCTCTCACTTGAAAGACCACATCTTTCCAAAG AAGCAGGCGTAA
- the LOC107313357 gene encoding putative protein FAM47D isoform X1 — protein sequence MSTVPWYMEKLSSRFLPANSNKHRFSDSLNSQRWRFLKSGLDDFRSGFPPPSDNIIIQVRKGLSPVILQSRSHLSHQKVRKTSAKPTCKLQPEVEARKEFTKDTNHHQSHCPQLMRSHLKDHIFPKLQTGSQQSPNVSLILLQKQA from the exons ATGAGCACTGTTCCATG GTACATGGAAAAGCTGTCATCAAGATTCTTGCcagcaaacagcaacaaacataGGTTCTCTGATTCACTCAACAGCCAGCGCTGGAGGTTCTTAAAAAGTGGCCTGGATGATTTCAGAAGCGGCTTCCCTCCTCCATCTGATAACATCATCATCCAAGTCAGAAAGGGGCTTTCCCCCGTCATTCTACAGAGCAGATCCCACCTGTCCCACCAAAAGGTGCGGAAAACATCTGCTAAGCCCACGTGCAAGCTCCAACCAGAGGTGGAAGCCAGGAAGGAGTTCACAAAGGACACTAATCATCATCAAAGCCACTGCCCTCAGTTAATGCGCTCTCACTTGAAAGACCACATCTTTCCAAAG TTACAAACAGGAAGCCAACAGAGTCCAAATGTATCTCTGATCTTATTACAGAAGCAGGCGTAA